From a region of the Carettochelys insculpta isolate YL-2023 chromosome 29, ASM3395843v1, whole genome shotgun sequence genome:
- the SMAGP gene encoding small cell adhesion glycoprotein — protein sequence MAATPAFPLPAELTTPSLKKMNTPSLPEEASTGIIAGVITVVFITLLTVLVVIIVYLYKNKGSYHTYERPEADTNGAVEMENLSSKGEKAEYFI from the exons ATGGCAGCTACTCCAGCGTTTCCACTACCTGCAG AGCTGACCACCCCGTCTCTGAAAAAGATGAACACGCCGTCTCTCCCCGAAGAAGCCAGCACAGGCATCATTGCAG GTGTCATCACTGTAGTTTTCATCACTCTCCTGACAGTCCTGGTAGTGATCATCGTATACCTGTACAAGAATAAAGGTAGCTACCACACCTATGAACGACCAGAAGCAGACACAAACGGGGCAGTAGAGATGGAGAACCTCTCTTCTAAAGGAGAAAAGGCAGAATATTTTATATAA
- the DAZAP2 gene encoding DAZ-associated protein 2 produces the protein MNSKGQYPTQPSYPVQPPGNPSVYPQTMPLPQAPPYTDAPPAYSELYRPSFVHPGAATVPTMSAAYPGASLYLPMAPSVAVGPMGSSVPMAYYPVGPVYPPGSAVLVEGAFDAGARFGAGATTNLPPPPPGCPPNAAQLAALQGANVLVTQRKGNYFMGSSDGGYTIW, from the exons GTCAATATCCGACGCAGCCATCCTACCCAGTGCAACCTCCTGGTAATCCTTCTGTGTACCCGCAGACGATGCCTCTTCCTCAAGCACCACCTTATACCGATGCGCCTCCAGCTTATTCTGAG CTCTATCGTCCAAGCTTTGTGCATCCAGGGGCTGCCACTGTACCCACTATGTCTGCCGCCTATCCTGGTGCTTCTCTGTACCTGCCCATGGCACCATCTGTGGCTGTTGGCCCAATGGGCTCTTCAGTTCCAATGGCCTATTATCCTGTAGGCCCTGTCTATCCTCCTGGGTCAGCTGTCCTTGTTGAAGGTGCTTTTGATGCCGGAGCGAGGTTTGGGGCTGGTGCCACTACTAATCTTCCT ccgccacctcctggctgccctcccaatgcagcccagctggcagccttgCAGGGCGCCAATGTGTTAGTGACGCAACGGAAGGGAAACTACTTCATGGGAAGCTCAGATGGTGGCTACACTATCTGGTGA